The Vespa velutina chromosome 4, iVesVel2.1, whole genome shotgun sequence genome has a window encoding:
- the LOC124948812 gene encoding solute carrier organic anion transporter family member 74D, with product MAGEDTQILANGTVEALTIIPAKMANGNGLICSKHNNNGSIPNGKLHEIGAAENGKLIVPDEKSSSLHTEFDDADVSCGWGPLRPHWLQYFATKQAFLVTFCITWVLQGMYYTYFVSVITTIEKLFQIQSKTTGIIMSATEIGQIGSSLLLTYYGGQGHRPKWIAWGMILFAVSSFTCSMPHFIFGEQLIQQNEMLFSGVGPAGESDGPNNTDPVPANLCKLHERPENNTLDEWILGTTAPHGDSIEYCEGDFLTEQRIQSKITAVVLAIFFVSLLGVGMGQTAVYTLGIPYIDDNVASRESPLYFAITIGVRILGPALGFILGSLCTMLYADLSVNPQITPTDPRWVGAWWLGLVLISAMLMLVSIGMFAFPTRLPTSRTPPKRADAKKPSLRDFPKAVKRLLKNDILMFRTASSVLHILPIAGLYTFLPKYLESQFRLPAHHANMISGVGGILVMGLGIIISGVFILRAKPNARFVAAWIAFTAVVYAIGMGVLMFIGCPMDDFAGLVSHSDGISSFEPTCEASCDCDRNKFSPICGADGKTYFSACHAGCSNYTIADGKVASFYNCQCIGQNLTMPETTSTATIGYCQLECSNFWVYMILFSVFVFIHSTSEVGSMLLILRCVDPRDKAMALGLIQFAIGLFGNVPCPIVYGAVVDSACLVWEYACGERGACWLYDSNVFRMFYHGTTGGILVMAFIVDIVVWYKAGSISFVEEQECEDGTAEEMATLKSQDAQNVDNDYL from the exons ATGGCGGGTGAGGACACACAGATTCTGGCGAATGGCACCGTCGAGGCTCTCACGATAATACCAGCAAAGATGGCCAATGGGAACGGCCTTATCTGTAGCAAGCATAATAACAATGGCTCAATACCAAATGGGAAGCTACATGAGATCGGAGCTGCCGAGAATGGGAAGCTGATCGTTCCTGACGAAAAATCGAGCAGCCTTCACACGGAATTCGATGACGCTGACGTTTCCTGTGGTTGGGGTCCATTAAGACCTCATTGGTTGCAATATTTTGCCACGAAGCAGGCCTTCTTAGTCACCTTTTGCATTACCTGG GTCCTTCAAGGCATGTACTATACGTATTTCGTCTCGGTAATCACAACGATCGAGAAGCTCTTCCAAATCCAATCGAAAACGACGGGTATCATAATGTCTGCAACTGAAATCGGCCAGATCGGTTCGTCCCTTCTCTTAACGTACTACGGCGGCCAAGGTCACCGGCCTAAGTGGATCGCCTGGGGCATGATCCTCTTTGCCGTGAGCTCCTTCACCTGCTCGATGCCTCATTTCATCTTCGGCGAACAGCTGATCCAGCAAAACGAGATGCTTTTCAGCGGCGTCGGGCCTGCCGGGGAATCAGATGGACCTAACAATACTGATCCAGTTCCAGCAAATCTCTGCAAGTTGCATGAACGACCAGAGAACAATACGCTCGATGA ATGGATCTTGGGTACAACGGCACCACACGGTGATTCGATCGAATATTGCGAAGGTGACTTTCTAACAGAGCAGAGGATACAAAGCAAAATAACGGCAGTAGTCTTGGCaatattttttgtctctttgcTCGGTGTTGGAATGGGTCAAACAGCCGTTTACACTCTTGGCATACcatatatcgatgataacgttGCTAGCAGGGAAAGTCCCTTGTATTTCG CAATCACAATCGGTGTTAGGATTCTGGGACCGGCGTTAGGTTTCATCCTTGGATCACTTTGCACGATGCTTTACGCGGATCTATCTGTAAATCCACAAATCACGCCTACTGATCCAAGATGGGTCGGTGCGTGGTGGCTTG gTCTGGTGCTGATATCCGCGATGCTGATGTTGGTCAGCATAGGAATGTTCGCCTTTCCTACGCGTTTGCCGACGAGCAGAACACCGCCGAAACGAGCGGATGCCAAAAAACCTAGTCTAAGAG ATTTTCCAAAAGCAGTTAAAAGGCTGCTAAAGAATGACATCCTGATGTTCAGGACAGCTAGCAGCGTGCTGCACATCCTGCCAATTGCAGGACTTTACACATTCTTACCAAAGTACCTCGAGAGCCAATTTCGCTTGCCAGCTCATCATGCTAACATGATATCAG gtGTCGGTGGTATTCTAGTTATGGGTCTGGGTATTATTATCAGCGGAGTGTTCATTCTAAGAGCAAAACCAAACGCTAGGTTCGTTGCAGCTTGGATAGCTTTCACAGCAGTCGTTTATGCTATCGGTATGGGCGTATTGATGTTCATTGGTTGTCCGATGGACGATTTTGCTGGTCTTGTCTCGCACTCTGATGg AATATCGAGCTTCGAGCCAACCTGCGAGGCTAGCTGCGACTGCGATCGGAACAAGTTCAGCCCGATCTGTGGCGCGGATGGCAAAACGTACTTCTCCGCGTGTCATGCTGGCTGCTCGAATTACACGATAGCGGACGGGAAAGTGGCATCG TTTTATAACTGCCAGTGCATCGGGCAGAACTTAACGATGCCGGAAACGACGAGCACAGCGACGATTGGTTACTGCCAATTGGAATGCAGTAATTTTTGGGTCTACATGATTCTCTTCTCGGTGTTCGTTTTTATTCACTCAACGAGCGAGGTTGGTTCCATGTTACTGATATTACGATGCGTGGATCCACGGGACAAGGCCATGGCCCTCGGTCTCATACAATTTGCTATTGGCTTGTttg GTAACGTACCATGTCCAATCGTATACGGTGCTGTTGTGGATTCAGCGTGTCTTGTGTGGGAATACGCTTGTGGTGAACGAGGCGCCTGTTGGCTCTACGACTCAAATGTCTTCAGGATGTTTTATCACG GCACGACGGGTGGAATCCTTGTGATGGCCTTCATCGTGGACATAGTTGTGTGGTACAAAGCCGGTAGTATAAGTTTCGTTGAGGAACAGGAATGTGAAGATGGTACAGCCGAAGAAATGGCCACTTTAAAGTCTCAGGACGCGCAAAACGTCGATAATGATTATCTGTGa